A genomic region of Phycisphaerales bacterium AB-hyl4 contains the following coding sequences:
- a CDS encoding type II secretion system F family protein, with protein MPQYRYQMRTSGGEVSVGVLGAENALAAAQQLRSQGHTVLQLSPVRTSMTAKSAMAKVNEVLNYSSGPTARDILNFTTQLAVMVRAGIALRAAIEGIAEQTQNPKFRNILFQIKADVESGKQFSEALARHPRQFGPLYVNMVRASEMSGSFSHMLERIASYLAHQIETRSMVIGAMIYPGVIASMAIGVTIFLLTFVLPRFATVFEGKEAAMPTPTVVLMNLSAFMVDWWWAVVMGLIVGCLGFFAFVRTQAGGWWFDGVKLKVPLFRAMFRALYISRSLHTMGELVNAGVPMLDTLHITGEISGNRHYRRLWLSVQNSVKQGKKIAHPLQKSTLLPKAVVQMVSAGEESGKLGEVLDEISTFYSKQLRETIKTVTSMIEPIMIIVMGTVVGFIAMAIILPIFKLSTLVS; from the coding sequence ATGCCTCAGTACCGTTACCAGATGCGAACCAGCGGCGGCGAAGTCTCCGTGGGTGTGCTTGGCGCAGAAAACGCGCTGGCCGCCGCGCAGCAACTCCGCAGCCAGGGGCATACCGTGCTCCAGCTTTCGCCTGTCCGTACGTCAATGACGGCGAAGTCGGCGATGGCCAAGGTCAACGAAGTTCTCAACTATTCGTCCGGGCCCACGGCTCGCGACATTCTCAACTTTACCACGCAGCTCGCCGTTATGGTCCGTGCCGGAATCGCGCTGCGCGCCGCTATCGAAGGCATTGCCGAGCAGACCCAGAACCCCAAGTTCCGCAACATCCTGTTCCAGATCAAGGCAGACGTGGAGTCCGGCAAGCAGTTCAGCGAGGCGCTCGCGCGACACCCGCGACAGTTCGGCCCGTTGTATGTGAACATGGTGCGCGCCTCGGAAATGTCTGGCTCGTTTAGCCACATGCTCGAACGCATCGCCAGCTATCTCGCTCACCAGATCGAGACGCGATCGATGGTCATCGGCGCGATGATCTACCCGGGCGTGATCGCCTCCATGGCCATCGGTGTCACAATCTTCCTGCTCACCTTCGTGCTGCCGCGCTTCGCCACGGTGTTCGAAGGCAAGGAAGCCGCGATGCCCACGCCGACCGTGGTGCTGATGAACCTCTCGGCCTTCATGGTCGACTGGTGGTGGGCCGTCGTGATGGGACTGATCGTTGGCTGCCTGGGCTTTTTCGCCTTCGTCCGCACGCAGGCGGGCGGCTGGTGGTTCGACGGCGTGAAGCTGAAAGTGCCCCTGTTTCGCGCCATGTTCCGTGCCCTCTACATCAGCCGAAGCCTGCATACCATGGGCGAACTGGTCAACGCCGGCGTGCCCATGCTCGACACGCTCCACATCACCGGCGAGATCAGCGGCAACCGCCACTACCGCCGACTCTGGCTCAGCGTGCAGAACTCGGTGAAGCAGGGTAAGAAGATCGCGCATCCCTTACAGAAAAGCACACTGCTGCCCAAGGCCGTTGTGCAGATGGTCTCGGCCGGCGAAGAGTCGGGCAAACTCGGCGAAGTGCTGGACGAAATCAGCACGTTCTATTCCAAGCAATTACGCGAAACGATCAAGACTGTCACCAGCATGATCGAGCCGATCATGATCATCGTGATGGGTACGGTGGTTGGTTTCATTGCGATGGCCATCATCCTGCCGATCTTCAAGCTCTCGACGCTGGTGAGTTGA
- a CDS encoding type IV pilus twitching motility protein PilT yields MDLDTILKTAVEMDASDIHLVAGHPPMVRVQTTMTPLDYPVITAESGMRMLKQMAGEDQMKTFDKVKDSDFSYEVPGVGRFRVNAHLQRGAVGVALRAIKTKIPPFESLSLPDVVERLTYLPRGLVLVTGDTGSGKSTTLAAMIDAMNARYKKHIITLEDPVEYTFVSNKSVIEQRELGADVPSFASGLRHVLRQDPDIILVGEMRDLETTAAAITAAETGHLVLSTLHTVNASQTVERIIDMYPADQQNQIRSMLANTLQAVISQTLFRRIDKPGMAPAVEVMLCTPAVRNLIRENRAFEIPNVIDTNRAMGMTSLDSAIAELYFNGIISKEDAVAQAAFPEKLERMIAA; encoded by the coding sequence ATGGATCTGGACACGATTCTCAAAACCGCCGTCGAGATGGACGCTTCCGACATTCACCTCGTGGCAGGTCATCCGCCGATGGTGCGCGTGCAGACGACGATGACGCCGCTGGACTACCCCGTCATCACCGCCGAGTCGGGCATGCGAATGCTCAAGCAGATGGCCGGCGAAGATCAGATGAAGACGTTCGACAAGGTGAAGGACTCCGACTTCTCCTACGAAGTCCCTGGCGTCGGTCGATTCCGTGTCAACGCTCACCTTCAGCGCGGCGCCGTCGGTGTCGCGCTGCGTGCGATCAAGACCAAGATCCCGCCGTTCGAATCGCTCAGCCTGCCCGACGTGGTCGAACGGCTGACCTACCTGCCGCGCGGCCTCGTGCTCGTCACGGGCGACACCGGCTCGGGTAAGTCAACCACCCTCGCCGCCATGATCGACGCGATGAACGCCCGCTACAAGAAGCACATCATTACGCTCGAAGACCCGGTGGAGTACACCTTCGTCTCCAACAAGAGCGTGATCGAGCAGCGCGAACTTGGCGCGGACGTGCCCAGCTTCGCGTCCGGCCTTCGCCATGTGCTTCGACAGGACCCGGACATCATCCTCGTCGGTGAAATGCGCGACCTCGAAACCACCGCCGCCGCCATCACCGCCGCCGAGACCGGCCACCTCGTGCTCAGCACGCTGCACACCGTCAACGCATCGCAAACGGTTGAACGAATCATCGACATGTACCCCGCCGACCAGCAGAACCAGATCCGCTCCATGCTCGCCAACACGTTGCAGGCGGTGATTTCCCAGACGCTGTTCCGGCGGATCGACAAGCCGGGCATGGCGCCTGCGGTTGAGGTGATGCTCTGTACGCCCGCCGTGCGAAACCTCATTCGCGAGAACCGGGCATTTGAAATTCCCAACGTGATCGACACCAACCGCGCGATGGGTATGACCAGCCTCGACAGCGCGATTGCCGAGTTGTACTTCAACGGCATCATCAGCAAGGAAGACGCGGTCGCGCAAGCCGCGTTCCCCGAGAAGCTCGAGCGCATGATCGCCGCATGA
- the queA gene encoding tRNA preQ1(34) S-adenosylmethionine ribosyltransferase-isomerase QueA: MRADTLDYHLPDRLIATRPAEPRDAARLMVCHRDTGRIDHRHVRDLPGLGVLKAGDLMIANRTRVLPAHFHAIRTATAGQVRGLYLQADDGQHLQVMLETRGKLRPGEHIAFTTPPHDTTPNQAPETAALELTRSLGGGRWQARYLGDEPVPSLLSRIGQPPLPPYIQKARKARDEPGITADDVQRYNTVFADVPGSVAAPTAGLHFTDELLARLARLGIHRRHVTLHVGLGTFMPVRADTLDEHDIHEEWLQVPADTLAHLARTREAGGRTLVVGTTSVRAIESLPEPIVSIEGDYTASTRLFIYPGAAFRYRFTDMLLTNFHLPRSTLLAMVAALPGVGIDRLHAWYAEAIAHEYRFYSYGDAMLIV; the protein is encoded by the coding sequence ATGCGTGCCGATACCCTCGACTATCACCTGCCCGACCGCTTGATCGCGACGCGCCCTGCCGAGCCGCGCGACGCCGCCCGGCTGATGGTCTGTCACCGCGACACCGGCCGCATCGACCACCGCCATGTCCGCGACCTGCCCGGCCTCGGCGTGCTCAAGGCGGGCGACCTGATGATCGCCAACCGCACGCGCGTGTTGCCCGCTCACTTTCACGCCATCCGCACCGCCACCGCCGGCCAAGTGCGTGGGCTTTACCTTCAGGCCGACGACGGGCAGCACTTGCAGGTCATGCTCGAAACCCGCGGCAAGCTGCGCCCGGGCGAGCACATCGCATTTACCACGCCGCCGCATGACACCACGCCCAACCAAGCGCCTGAGACCGCGGCTCTCGAACTGACGCGTTCGCTCGGCGGCGGCCGATGGCAGGCCCGATACCTTGGCGATGAGCCCGTGCCCAGCCTGCTTTCCCGGATCGGTCAGCCGCCGTTGCCGCCTTACATTCAAAAGGCACGCAAGGCCCGCGATGAGCCCGGCATCACGGCCGACGATGTGCAGCGGTACAACACCGTCTTCGCCGACGTCCCCGGCTCCGTCGCCGCGCCGACCGCCGGCCTGCACTTCACCGACGAATTGCTCGCCCGCCTCGCCCGCCTCGGCATACATCGCCGACACGTCACGCTCCACGTCGGGCTCGGCACGTTCATGCCCGTCCGCGCTGACACACTGGACGAACACGACATCCATGAGGAGTGGCTGCAAGTGCCCGCCGACACGTTGGCCCACCTCGCCCGCACGCGCGAGGCCGGTGGCAGGACGCTTGTGGTGGGTACGACCAGCGTTCGCGCGATCGAAAGTCTGCCCGAGCCGATTGTCAGCATCGAAGGCGACTACACGGCGAGCACCCGCCTGTTCATTTACCCCGGCGCGGCTTTTCGCTATCGCTTCACTGATATGTTGCTGACCAACTTCCACCTGCCGCGCTCGACGCTGCTGGCGATGGTGGCGGCCCTGCCGGGCGTGGGCATCGACCGCCTGCACGCCTGGTACGCCGAGGCGATCGCTCACGAATACCGCTTCTATTCCTACGGCGACGCGATGCTGATCGTCTGA
- a CDS encoding thermonuclease family protein yields MAFLHQRQRKRRIIAVVAVAALAIAVLADRSGLLLHQGDDRSRYDTRTFAVVQVISGDTLEIDAPDGNRPTTRVRLWGITAPANAQPERGRPDPEPLADEAAAFVREQVGDRPVRLETESHRVRNRDGELLAHVYVDDHVSLNAQLLSAGLASVNARWSHDQLERYAEHEAEARAAGRGIWADASR; encoded by the coding sequence ATGGCGTTCCTTCACCAGCGCCAACGCAAACGGCGGATCATCGCCGTCGTCGCGGTGGCGGCGTTGGCGATCGCGGTGTTGGCCGACCGGTCAGGCCTGCTGCTGCATCAGGGTGATGATCGTTCACGCTATGACACGCGGACGTTCGCCGTCGTGCAGGTCATCTCAGGCGATACGCTGGAAATCGACGCACCGGACGGCAACCGCCCCACCACGCGCGTTCGGCTATGGGGCATCACCGCGCCGGCAAACGCACAGCCCGAGCGCGGCCGACCCGACCCCGAACCGCTGGCCGACGAAGCCGCCGCCTTTGTTCGCGAGCAGGTGGGCGATCGGCCGGTACGCCTTGAAACCGAATCGCATCGCGTGCGCAACCGTGACGGCGAACTGCTCGCCCACGTGTACGTTGACGACCATGTTTCGTTGAACGCCCAACTGCTGTCGGCCGGGCTGGCAAGCGTCAACGCGCGCTGGTCACATGATCAACTGGAGCGTTACGCCGAGCACGAAGCCGAGGCCCGCGCCGCCGGCCGTGGCATCTGGGCCGACGCATCACGATGA
- a CDS encoding phosphopantothenoylcysteine decarboxylase: protein MRILITAGPTREPIDAVRFISNRSSGRMGVALAESAAAAGDEVTLLLGPVDVTPTAAARMRMYQFNSSAELKQLLEAHFHDCELLIMAAAVADYRPVCVHEGKLAREGAGTMRIELQPTPDLVALMASRKRANQRVVAFALEEKAHLEERAAEKMRRKGVDAIVANPLGTMESSRITPVWLTAAGERDEPGRMDKADFAGWMLERARAL from the coding sequence ATGAGAATTCTCATCACAGCCGGGCCGACGCGTGAGCCGATTGATGCGGTGCGGTTTATCTCCAACCGTTCGAGCGGTCGGATGGGCGTTGCGCTGGCGGAGTCGGCCGCGGCGGCGGGGGATGAGGTGACGCTGCTGCTGGGGCCGGTAGACGTCACGCCGACGGCGGCAGCGCGGATGCGGATGTATCAGTTCAACTCGTCAGCCGAGTTAAAGCAACTGCTCGAAGCGCACTTTCACGATTGCGAGTTGCTCATCATGGCCGCGGCGGTGGCGGACTATCGGCCGGTCTGCGTGCACGAAGGCAAGCTCGCACGCGAAGGCGCGGGCACGATGAGGATCGAACTGCAGCCGACGCCGGACCTGGTGGCGTTGATGGCGTCGCGCAAACGGGCGAACCAGCGCGTCGTGGCGTTTGCGTTGGAGGAAAAGGCGCATCTCGAAGAACGCGCAGCGGAGAAGATGCGGCGGAAGGGTGTCGATGCGATCGTGGCGAATCCGCTGGGGACGATGGAGTCGTCGCGCATCACGCCAGTGTGGTTGACCGCGGCGGGCGAGCGTGACGAGCCGGGACGGATGGACAAGGCCGACTTCGCCGGTTGGATGCTTGAGCGTGCGAGGGCGTTGTGA
- a CDS encoding M16 family metallopeptidase, translating to MPEIHSEQLPNGLHLLAEPIAGAQSLSMTLLLPGGSMYEPSDQFGVAPMLSEIICRGAGGLDARQHSEALERLGVHRSTNTETRHLRLSATMLGDKVDEALPLLVDMVRRPRFDEASLEPTRLLALQSLDALADEPQQRVMLELKRRFYPEPINRSPLGVREHLQAMTLDQIKSYWQRTFVPSGAILAFAGKLDWSALRDRVAKLTADWQGAIDEPIVQAEAKRDYEHMQADTSQVHIGMAYDAVPENGESSILQRAATSVLSGGMSGRLFTEVREKRGLCYAVMASYSGHRDRGAVLGYAGTTTPRAQETLDVMVQEHRRMSEGVDESEFQRAIVGLKSRLVMQGESTGARAGAIAFDQYNLGRPRTLEELAEQVDGVTLEKVNAFMREHKPGEMTVVTLGSQALRF from the coding sequence ATGCCAGAGATCCACAGTGAACAACTGCCCAACGGACTGCACCTGCTCGCCGAGCCGATTGCGGGTGCTCAATCGCTATCCATGACGCTGCTGCTACCGGGCGGGTCGATGTACGAACCGAGCGATCAGTTCGGCGTCGCGCCGATGCTTTCGGAAATCATCTGCCGCGGCGCCGGCGGGCTTGATGCACGCCAGCACAGCGAAGCTCTTGAACGCCTCGGCGTGCATCGCAGCACGAACACGGAGACACGACACCTTCGCCTGAGCGCGACCATGCTCGGCGACAAGGTGGACGAGGCGCTGCCGCTGCTGGTGGACATGGTCCGTCGGCCGCGCTTCGACGAGGCGTCACTCGAGCCGACGCGACTACTGGCGTTGCAGTCGCTGGACGCGCTGGCGGACGAGCCGCAGCAGCGGGTGATGCTGGAACTGAAGCGACGCTTTTACCCCGAGCCGATCAACCGTTCGCCGCTGGGCGTGCGTGAGCATCTGCAGGCGATGACGCTGGATCAGATCAAGTCGTACTGGCAGCGGACGTTCGTGCCCAGTGGGGCGATTCTGGCGTTTGCGGGCAAGCTGGACTGGTCGGCCCTGCGCGATCGTGTGGCGAAGCTGACCGCCGACTGGCAGGGGGCCATTGATGAGCCCATCGTGCAGGCCGAGGCGAAGCGTGACTACGAGCACATGCAGGCGGACACGTCGCAGGTGCATATCGGCATGGCGTACGACGCGGTGCCGGAGAACGGCGAGTCGAGCATTCTGCAACGCGCCGCGACGAGCGTGCTCAGCGGCGGGATGTCGGGTCGGCTGTTCACCGAGGTGCGCGAGAAACGCGGGCTATGCTATGCAGTGATGGCCAGCTACTCCGGCCATCGCGATCGCGGCGCGGTGCTGGGCTACGCCGGCACGACCACGCCACGTGCGCAGGAGACGTTGGACGTGATGGTGCAGGAGCACCGTCGCATGAGCGAGGGCGTCGACGAAAGCGAGTTTCAGCGGGCGATTGTCGGCTTGAAGTCGCGACTGGTCATGCAGGGCGAGTCGACCGGCGCGCGCGCCGGTGCGATTGCGTTCGACCAGTACAACCTCGGTCGGCCGCGCACGCTTGAAGAGTTGGCTGAGCAGGTCGATGGTGTGACACTGGAAAAAGTCAACGCGTTCATGCGCGAGCACAAGCCGGGCGAGATGACGGTGGTGACGCTGGGATCGCAGGCGCTGCGGTTCTGA